GAGGAAACGAACATCGTCGGGAACGTGTACTACGTGAACTACCTGCGTTGGCAGGGGCGCTGCCGGGAGATGTTCCTCAAGCATCGCGCCCCGGAGGTGCTGGCCGACCTGCAGGACGACCTGAAGCTGTTCACGTTGAAGGTCGACTGCGAGTTCTTCGCCGAGATCACCGCGTTCGACGAACTCTCGATCCGGATGCGACTGGTGGAGCTGGCACAGACGCAGGTCCAGTTCGGATTCGACTACGTCCGGCTCGACCCGGGCGGCGGCGAGACGCTCGTCGCCCGGGGCGCGCAGCGGGTCGCCTGTATGCGCGGCCCGAACACCCGCACTCTGCCGGCGCGGGTCCCGGAGCCGCTGGCTCGCGCGCTGGAGCCGTATCTGCTCACCGCGACACGCGGCTGAGCGGCAGTCCGCAGAGGAGGTCCTGTGAGCGTCCACGCCGCGCCGTACGGCGAACTGGCCGACACCAAAGCGCTTCGGCGGGCCTACGGAACGTTCGCCACCGGCGTCACGGTCGTGACCGTCGGTGGCGATACCCCGCACGGCATGACCGCCAACTCCTTCACCACCGTCTCGCTCGATCCACCGCTGGTGCTGGTCTGTGTCGACCGGGCCGCGGTGATGCACAGCGTGCTCACCGACGCCGGGCGCTTCGCGGTCTCGGTGCTCGGCTCGCGCCAGGCGCCGATCGCCCGGTACTTCGCCGACCGGCACCGACCGCTGGGCGCGGAGCAGTTCGACGCGATCGACTGGCTACCCGGTCCGGTGACCGGCGCGCCCCTGCTCACCGACGCGCTCGCGCACTTCGAGTGCGAGGTGCGGTGCGCCTACGACGGCGGGGACCACAGCATCTTCCTGGCCCATCTGGTGTCCATGCAGCGGGCCAGCGAGGACGAGGCACTGCTGTTCCTGCGGGGCCGGTTCCGTCAACTCGAACCCGAACGGAGTGAGGTCACCACATGACCACGGTGCAGAACCATCGACGGGTGCCACCAGGGCCACCTCGCTCAGCGGCGCTGCGGATGCTCGCGGTCATGAACCGCGACCGGCTCGGCATGATGACGTCGGCCGCGCGGACCTACGGCGACGCGGCCCGGTTGCCGGTGGGGCCCAAGACGCTCTACTACTTCAACCATCCCGACCACGCCAAGCACGTGCTGGCCGACAACGCTTCGAACTACCACAAGGGCATCGGTCTCGTGCACGCCCGGCGTGCCCTGGGCGATGGGCTGCTCACCAGCGAGGGGGAACTCTGGCGCAAGCAACGCAAGGTCATCCAGCCCACCTTCCAGAGCAAGCGCATCGCCGCGCAGGCCGAGGCGGTGGCCCGGGAGGCGGCGCTGCTCGTCGCCCGGCTCCGGGCGCACGAGGGCGGCCCTCCGGTGGACGTGGTGCAGGAGATGACGGGTCTGACCCTGGGGGTGCTCGGCCACACCCTGCTCGACGCCGACCTCGGCGCGTACGGGGACATCGGTGCCTCCTTCGGCGCCGTACAGGACCAGGCGATGTTCGAGCTGGAAACACTGAGCGCCGTGCCGACCTGGGTTCCGCTGCCCCGCCAGTTGAGGTTCCGGCGCGCCCGCCGGGAGTTGCAGGTCGTGGTGGACCAACTGGTGGCCCGCCGGCACAGCACTGTCGACCGCGACGACGTGCTGTCCCGGCTGATCATCTCGGCCGGCCAGGAGACCGATCCCCGGGTGGGCCGCGAGCGGTTACGCGACGAGTTGGTCACGCTGCTGCTGGCCGGACACGAGACCACGGCGAGCACGCTGAGCTGGAGCCTCTATCTCATCGACCAACATCCGCAGGTACGTCAACGGCTGCACGAGGAGGCGCTCGCGGTGCTGGGCGACCGCCTTCCGGTCTACGAGGACCTGCACCGGCTGCGGTACACCGCCATGGTGGTGGAGGAGGTGATGCGGTTGTATCCACCGGTGTGGCTGCTGCCGCGCAAGGCAATCGCCGCCGACGAGGTCGGCGGCTACCAAGTACCGGCGGGCGCGGACGTGCTGATCAGCCCGTACACCCTGCACCGCCACCCCCGGCTCTGGCAGGACCCGCACCGTTTCGATCCGGAACGTTTCGACCCGGCGCGGCCGAGCGACCGTCCCCGCTACGCGTACATCCCGTTCGGGGCCGGGCCCCGGTTCTGCGTCGGCAATCACCTCGGCATGATGGAGGCGACCTTCGTGATCGCCATGCTCGCCCGTGACCTGCGGATGGAGAAGGATCCGAACTACAAGGTGACCGCCGAGCCGATGCTGTCGCTGCGGGTGCGCGGCGGGCTACCGATGACGGTCCACCGGGCACGATAGGTGACGCTCGCGGTGCCCGGCGGAAGGTCCGGACGCGGTGGGCGCCTGGGTCTTCGGGTACGGCGGGTCGACGCGCCGAACCCGCGCCACGGCGGCACGTTCGAGGGCGTCGACGCCCCGATCACGACGTGCGGGCGTACGACGTTGGGTCCCTCGGTGGCCACCGCTACCTGTTGGGCGTGCTCCGTGGCGAAGTGCGGACCGTGCGTGGCGGCCGGGACGGAATGCACCGCCGGATACCAGACTCCCGCCGGCACTTTCTCCCACCGGTACGGGCCGGTTCCTTGAGTACGGCGCGGGCGACTGGGCTCCCTTCGGGAATGCGCCCCCGAAACAGGC
The Micromonospora pisi DNA segment above includes these coding regions:
- a CDS encoding acyl-CoA thioesterase codes for the protein MEKYYEYLHTVGFEETNIVGNVYYVNYLRWQGRCREMFLKHRAPEVLADLQDDLKLFTLKVDCEFFAEITAFDELSIRMRLVELAQTQVQFGFDYVRLDPGGGETLVARGAQRVACMRGPNTRTLPARVPEPLARALEPYLLTATRG
- a CDS encoding flavin reductase family protein — translated: MSVHAAPYGELADTKALRRAYGTFATGVTVVTVGGDTPHGMTANSFTTVSLDPPLVLVCVDRAAVMHSVLTDAGRFAVSVLGSRQAPIARYFADRHRPLGAEQFDAIDWLPGPVTGAPLLTDALAHFECEVRCAYDGGDHSIFLAHLVSMQRASEDEALLFLRGRFRQLEPERSEVTT
- a CDS encoding cytochrome P450, with the translated sequence MTTVQNHRRVPPGPPRSAALRMLAVMNRDRLGMMTSAARTYGDAARLPVGPKTLYYFNHPDHAKHVLADNASNYHKGIGLVHARRALGDGLLTSEGELWRKQRKVIQPTFQSKRIAAQAEAVAREAALLVARLRAHEGGPPVDVVQEMTGLTLGVLGHTLLDADLGAYGDIGASFGAVQDQAMFELETLSAVPTWVPLPRQLRFRRARRELQVVVDQLVARRHSTVDRDDVLSRLIISAGQETDPRVGRERLRDELVTLLLAGHETTASTLSWSLYLIDQHPQVRQRLHEEALAVLGDRLPVYEDLHRLRYTAMVVEEVMRLYPPVWLLPRKAIAADEVGGYQVPAGADVLISPYTLHRHPRLWQDPHRFDPERFDPARPSDRPRYAYIPFGAGPRFCVGNHLGMMEATFVIAMLARDLRMEKDPNYKVTAEPMLSLRVRGGLPMTVHRAR